A single Sandaracinaceae bacterium DNA region contains:
- a CDS encoding FG-GAP repeat protein, whose translation MTSTTWSAQTIIAAPALDDSDEDAFGRSVAISAQLLITGAVLSDVDATDAGSAYVHTLIKGQR comes from the coding sequence TTGACGTCCACCACGTGGAGCGCGCAGACCATCATCGCTGCACCCGCGCTCGACGACTCTGACGAGGACGCGTTCGGACGCTCGGTGGCCATCTCGGCGCAGCTCCTGATCACCGGCGCGGTGCTCTCCGACGTGGACGCGACCGACGCGGGCAGCGCCTACGTGCACACGCTCATCAAGGGGCAACGGTGA
- a CDS encoding Uma2 family endonuclease has translation MAAPARKRATYEDVLRAPENMVAQLVDGQLDLQPRPRAVHARCASVLGGLLDPPLGWGDGGGPGGWVILDEPEIHFGEHVLVPDLAGWRRERMPELPDVVFFELAPDWVCEVLSPSTAGFDRVKKLPIYAEHGVSHAWLVDPAEQTLEVLELTAGRWTLVGAYQGDAQVRAAPSAMVELPLARLWAR, from the coding sequence ATGGCTGCTCCCGCCAGAAAACGCGCCACCTACGAGGATGTGCTCCGGGCGCCAGAGAACATGGTCGCTCAGCTCGTGGACGGGCAGCTGGACCTCCAGCCGCGGCCGCGGGCCGTGCACGCCCGCTGTGCCTCCGTCCTCGGCGGCCTCCTGGATCCTCCTTTGGGCTGGGGCGACGGCGGGGGCCCCGGAGGCTGGGTCATCCTCGACGAGCCCGAGATCCACTTCGGCGAGCACGTGTTGGTCCCTGACCTGGCCGGCTGGCGCCGGGAGCGCATGCCCGAGCTGCCCGACGTCGTCTTCTTCGAGCTCGCGCCCGACTGGGTGTGTGAGGTGCTCTCGCCCTCCACCGCCGGCTTCGACCGCGTGAAGAAGCTCCCCATCTACGCGGAACACGGTGTCTCACATGCCTGGCTGGTGGACCCGGCCGAGCAGACCCTCGAGGTGCTGGAGCTGACTGCGGGCCGCTGGACCCTGGTGGGCGCCTACCAGGGTGATGCGCAGGTGCGCGCGGCGCCCTCTGCCATGGTGGAGCTGCCGCTCGCTCGCCTGTGGGCCCGCTAG